The following are encoded together in the Melitaea cinxia chromosome 22, ilMelCinx1.1, whole genome shotgun sequence genome:
- the LOC123664647 gene encoding uncharacterized protein LOC123664647: protein MDVDEALVVMYYYLRRKRRKTAKERKYWVHPILRERFSLGTFQNLITELRSDEIKFFNYFRMSITTFNHLLAQISVSINYQNTRFRDCICTEERLAIFLRYYASGCSFKELHYSYRVGVSTISKICKEISSTIWDVLRDEFMKIPDNESKWLEIAKSFDMKANFPHCLGAVDAVVDSEYRFIFMSVGSYGKECDSSIFKESTIWKKLNDGSLNIPKPRPLHATLQNDMPYVLVGDEAFPLSTNLLRPFGGTHLDHMKKIFNYRLSRARRYVECAFGILANKWRIFHRPLDVHPDTAIEIVKACTVLHNFVREKDGLNFEDIHYTAENPMQEQVQLQNCNPRGGPIANDIRSEFANYFVSTIGSVPWQPEAHG, encoded by the exons ATGGACGTCGACGAAGCTCTTGTTGtgatgtattattatttgagaAGAAAACGAAGAAAGACAGCCAAGGAAAGAAAATATTGGGTGCACCCAATCCTGAGAGAAAGATTTAGTTTGGGAACATTTCAGAATTTAATAACAGAATTGAGGAGTGACGAAATTaagtttttcaattattttagaatGTCGATAACTACATTCAACCATCTATTGGCTCAAATATCAGTGAGCATAAACTACCAAAATACGAGATTTAGAGACTGCATTTGTACTGAAGAAAGGTTGGCGATATTTTTaag ataTTACGCATCGGGTTGTTCCTTCAAAGAATTGCACTATAGTTACAGAGTTGGTGTGTCAACTATTAGTAAAATCTGCAAAGAAATTAGTTCCACTATCTGGGATGTATTAAGAGACGAGTTCATGAAAATTCCTGATAATGAGAGTAAATGGTTGGAAATTGCCAAAAGTTTTGATATGAAAGCCAACTTTCCGCACTGTCTTGGAGCAGTTGATG CCGTTGTTGATTCAGaatatcgttttatttttatgagtgTTGGCTCGTATGGAAAAGAATGCGATTCTTCAATATTCAAGGAGTCAACTATATGGAAGAAACTGAATGATGGTAGTTTAAATATACCAAAACCAAGGCCTCTACATGCAACACTTCAAAATGATATGCCTTATGTTCTCGTGGGCGATGAGGCTTTCCCTCTGTCAACAAATTTGTTAAGACCTTTTGGAGGCACTCATTTAGAccacatgaaaaaaatatttaactatcgTTTAAGTCGGGCAAGAAGGTACGTTGAATGCGCATTCGGTATTTTAGCCAATAAATGGAGAATATTTCATCGGCCACTGGATGTCCACCCAGACACGGCTATCGAAATTGTAAAAGCGTGTACAGTATTACACAATTTTGTAAGAGAAAAGGACGGTCTGAACTTTGAAGATATTCATTATACGGCAGAAAATCCGATGCAAGAACAAGTACAACTGCAAAACTGTAATCCACGTGGTGGTCCTATTGCAAATGATATACGGTCTGAATTTGCAAACTACTTCGTTTCAACAATAGGCTCGGTGCCTTGGCAACCAGAAGCGCAtggttaa